The nucleotide sequence GATTCTAACAGGCATGCCTGTAAAAACTATGGAGCAAATTCAAGAAGCTGCAAATTGTTTATTTGCAAAAGGTTTAAAAAATCTCATTGTAACTTTAGGTGAAAAAGGTTCTGTATGGTTCCATCAAGATAAAGTAACTCACATTCCTCCTCATAAGGTCAATGCTATTGATACTAGCGGTGCAGGCGATGCCTTTATAGGTTGTTTCGCTCATTTTTATATTCAAACTCAAAATGTAGAACAAGCAATGCAAATGGCATCGGCCTACTCAGCTTATAGTGTTACAGGACAAGGCACACAAACCTCTTACCCGGACAAAGTTCAATTTGAACAGTTCTTACAATCTTTAAAATAAGGAATAGTACCATGAAAGATATTCAACAAATGCCAGATGGTTATCTCAACAAAACCCCTATTTTCCAATTTATCTTGCTTTCTTGCCTATTCCCGCTTTGGGGAGCTGCAGCAAGTTTAAATGATATTCTAATTACTCAATTTAAAAGTGTATTTATATTAAGTGATTTTGCTAGTGCATTAGTCCAAAGCGCATTTTATGGTGGCTATTTCTTAATCGCAATTCCAGCCTCTTTAGTAATTAAAAAAACAAGTTATAAAATTGCCATTCTTATTGGACTAGTTTTATATATTGGCGGCTGTTCACTATTTTATCCAGCCTCACACATGGCCACTTATACAATGTTTTTAGCAGCTATTTTCGCTATAGCTATTGGGCTTAGTTTTCTAGAAACCTCCGCTAATACCTATAGTTCAATGATTGGTCATAAAGATTATGCAACTTTACGTTTAAATATCAGCCAAACCTTCTACCCAATCGGTGCAATTGCAGGTATTTTACTTGGCAAATATCTTATTTTCCAAGAGGGAGCAAGCCTTGAAGAGCAAATGATTGGGATGACACCAGAACAGATTCACGCATTCAAATTATCAATGCTAGAACATACTTTAAAACCGTATAAATATTTAATATTTGTTCTCATTGCTGTAACAGCCTTATTCTTACTCACTCCATTTCCAAAATGTAAAGCAGCTATTGAAGCTGGAAAATCAGAAGTAAAAATTACAGATACATTAAAATATTTAGCTTCAAATAAAAAATTCCAAAAAGGAATTATTGCTCAATTCCTATATGTAGGAATGCAAGTAGCTGTATGGTCATTCACTATTCGCCTTGCTTTAAACTTAAGTAATATGAATGAACGTGCCGCTTCCGACTATATGGTCTATAGCTTTATAGGATTTTTCATTGGTAAATTTGTCGCCAACTTCCTAATGACTAAATTTAAGTCCGACTTAGTTTTATTATGGTATTCAATCTTGGGGGTAATTACTCTAGCTTATACCGCATTTGTTCATGATTTCTCTGCTGTTTATGCCGCTATTTTTGCCAGCTTACTATTTGGACCTTGTTGGGCAACAATTTACGCTTCTGTATTAGGTACTGTATCTCAAGAACATCGAGAAGTAGGTGGTGCTGTTGTTGTTATGTCGATCATTGGTGCAGCTGTTGTGCCCGCTGTTCATGGCTATGTTTCAGATACTCTAGGCTCGCTACAACTTGCCTTCATCGTACCACTATTTTGTTTTGCATATGTTGGTTACTATTTTTACGGCAAATTAAAAGAAAATGAGGAAAAATAAAATGAAAAACTATATTTATCTTTGTAAATCACAATTTACAGCCGAAGAACGTCTCATTTTTCAAAATGATCATCTAAGTGCTATCGCTTTTAAATATAATTCGGCTATTGAAGCGATTAAACTTATTAACAGTAAAGGGTTTATTATTGTATTACCCTTTTATGGGCAAATTATTTGGGATGCTCAATTCTTGGGGCAAACACTCACAATGAAAAATATGTTTAGCGAACCGAAACGTGGTACAAGCATTATTGATACTTACGGTTGTTTCGCCTTCCACTCCGGACTTATTCGTAATGGATGTCCTAGTCCAGAAGATGATCATCCATTACACGGTGAAATGCCTTGTGCAGAAATGAACAAAGCTTGGTTGTTCATTGAAGATAATAAATTAGGCGTTGGGGGAGAATTTGAATACGTAAAAGGATTTGGCGACCATTACTTAGCTCAGCCTGAAGTTGTATTACCGGCAGATAGTACACTTTTTGATATTAATATGAAGGTGACCAATCTAGCAAGTGTTGAAATGCCACTACAATATATGTGTCATATGAATTACTGCTATGAGCATGGAGCCACATTCAGCCAAAATATTCCAGATAATGCCGTGCAATTACGTCAAACGATTCCAGCACACGTAAAACCAACGCCACAATGGTTAGCTTTTAATGAAGAAATCAAGCAAGGAAAATATACTTTATCAGCATTAGAAAATGATGAAATGTATAATCCTGAAATTGTATTCTTTATGGATAATTTGCAGCAATATCAAGAAAAGTTGGAATATCGTATGCACTCACCTAAAGGGTATAATTATCTAGCTACATTTTCATCAGATCAATTTAATTATGCCACTCGCTGGATTTTATATAATGCAGATCAACAAGTCGGAGCTTTTGTTTTACCTGCGACTTGCCGCCCTGAAGGCTTTCTTTCAGCACAAAAAAATGGTTCGCTAATTATGTTAGCGCCAAAAGAAAGCCGTTCATTTACTGTCACGACAGGAATTGAATAACCAAATGTTAAAGCCATCTTTAAATATTAATATATCCATTTAAAGATGGCTTTATATAATCAAGCGGTTATTTTTTATAAAAAATTTGCAATTTTCCGATGGTTACGGTATTCTTCGCCCATCTTTTATGTGCTTATCAATATCTAATCAAATAATCCAATCTTATTTAATCATAAATTTAATATTCAAATTATGCATCTTACTCAATTAAAAAATACCCCCGTTTCTGATCTTGTTAAAATGGGTGAAAACCAAATGGGATTAGAAAATTTAGCCCGTTTACGTAAACAAGACATTGTTTTTGCCATTCTCAAACAACACGCAAAAAGTGGTGAGGATATTTTTGGTCAAGGCGTGTTAGAAATCTTGCCTGATGGCTTTGGTTTCTTGCGTTCTGCAGATAGTTCTTACTTAGCCGGACCTGATGATATTTACGTTTCACCGAGTCAAATTCGCCGTTTTAACTTGCAAACCGGGGATAAAATCGAAGGTAAAATCCGTCCACCAAAAGAAGGCGAACGTTATTTTGCTCTGTTAAAAGTGGATTCCGTCAATGATGACAAACCTGAAGCCTCTCGTAGTAAAATTTTATTCGAGAACTTAACCCCTCTACACGCAAATTCTCGTTTGAAAATGGAGCGTGGCAACGGCTCAAAAGAAGATTTAACTGCTCGCATCCTAGATTTAGCGGCTCCTATCGGTAAAGGTCAGCGTGCATTAATCGTAGCGCCTCCAAAAGCGGGTAAAACCGTTCTTCTACAAAATATCGCTCAAAGCATTACCTCTAACCACCCTGAATGTGAATTGATCGTTCTCTTAATTGATGAACGCCCGGAAGAGGTAACCGAAATGCAACGTACCGTGCGTGGCGAAGTGATTGCCTCTACCTTTGACGAACCGGCAACCCGCCACGTTCAAGTAGCTGAAATGGTAATTGAAAAAGCCAAACGCTCGGTTGAACATAAAAAAGATGTGGTGATTTTATTAGACTCTATTACCCGTCTTGCTCGTGCTTACAACACAGTAACCCCTGTGTCAGGTAAAATTCTTTCCGGTGGTGTGGATGCAAACGCATTACATCGTCCAAAACGTTTCTTCGGTGCCGCTCGTAATGTGGAAGAAGGCGGCAGCTTAACCATTATCGCGACTGCCCTTGTGGATACCGGTTCGAAAATGGACGAGGTTATCTTTGAAGAATTTAAAGGTACAGGTAATATGGAATTACATTTATCTCGTCGTATTGCTGAACGCCGTATCTTCCCTGCGATTGACTTTAACCGTTCAGGCACGCGTAAAGATGACTTGTTAATGGCAGCCGATGAGCTACAAAAAACCTGGATGCTACGTAAAGTGCTCAATCCTATGGATGAAGTGGACGCTATCGAATGGTTAATTGATAAATTAATGATGGCAAAAACCAACGAAGAGTTTTTTGAGATTATGAAACGTTCGTAGAACATAAAAAAATCAGCACCATTTAGGTGCTGATTTTTTTGAAAGATTAAACCAGTTGAATTGCTGATAAAAAGCAGCTTATCTTACATTCCCCACAACCATTACATAATTCATCATTCACGACTAAATTTTCAGAAATAGCTTGCTGAGGGCATTTATCTTGGCACATAGTACAAAATTGAGCTTGTTTCACTAAGCATTCATTAGAAAAACTTGGGCGAAGCTC is from Mannheimia varigena and encodes:
- the rho gene encoding transcription termination factor Rho is translated as MHLTQLKNTPVSDLVKMGENQMGLENLARLRKQDIVFAILKQHAKSGEDIFGQGVLEILPDGFGFLRSADSSYLAGPDDIYVSPSQIRRFNLQTGDKIEGKIRPPKEGERYFALLKVDSVNDDKPEASRSKILFENLTPLHANSRLKMERGNGSKEDLTARILDLAAPIGKGQRALIVAPPKAGKTVLLQNIAQSITSNHPECELIVLLIDERPEEVTEMQRTVRGEVIASTFDEPATRHVQVAEMVIEKAKRSVEHKKDVVILLDSITRLARAYNTVTPVSGKILSGGVDANALHRPKRFFGAARNVEEGGSLTIIATALVDTGSKMDEVIFEEFKGTGNMELHLSRRIAERRIFPAIDFNRSGTRKDDLLMAADELQKTWMLRKVLNPMDEVDAIEWLIDKLMMAKTNEEFFEIMKRS
- a CDS encoding aldose 1-epimerase family protein, whose amino-acid sequence is MKNYIYLCKSQFTAEERLIFQNDHLSAIAFKYNSAIEAIKLINSKGFIIVLPFYGQIIWDAQFLGQTLTMKNMFSEPKRGTSIIDTYGCFAFHSGLIRNGCPSPEDDHPLHGEMPCAEMNKAWLFIEDNKLGVGGEFEYVKGFGDHYLAQPEVVLPADSTLFDINMKVTNLASVEMPLQYMCHMNYCYEHGATFSQNIPDNAVQLRQTIPAHVKPTPQWLAFNEEIKQGKYTLSALENDEMYNPEIVFFMDNLQQYQEKLEYRMHSPKGYNYLATFSSDQFNYATRWILYNADQQVGAFVLPATCRPEGFLSAQKNGSLIMLAPKESRSFTVTTGIE
- the fucP gene encoding L-fucose:H+ symporter permease, with product MKDIQQMPDGYLNKTPIFQFILLSCLFPLWGAAASLNDILITQFKSVFILSDFASALVQSAFYGGYFLIAIPASLVIKKTSYKIAILIGLVLYIGGCSLFYPASHMATYTMFLAAIFAIAIGLSFLETSANTYSSMIGHKDYATLRLNISQTFYPIGAIAGILLGKYLIFQEGASLEEQMIGMTPEQIHAFKLSMLEHTLKPYKYLIFVLIAVTALFLLTPFPKCKAAIEAGKSEVKITDTLKYLASNKKFQKGIIAQFLYVGMQVAVWSFTIRLALNLSNMNERAASDYMVYSFIGFFIGKFVANFLMTKFKSDLVLLWYSILGVITLAYTAFVHDFSAVYAAIFASLLFGPCWATIYASVLGTVSQEHREVGGAVVVMSIIGAAVVPAVHGYVSDTLGSLQLAFIVPLFCFAYVGYYFYGKLKENEEK